The genomic segment TGCTCAAGCAGTTGAGGCAGGGGTGGAAGTATTGGCATACTCATGCGTAATTAACGAACAAAATATTACGCTAAATCAACGACTCCCAGTGATTGTATGAAAATATAAGTTGCTTTTTTCGCCGACATCGCCATATTGCCCGTCGGAATTTGGTTTTTAGCATTAACAGCAGGTCAGTGCGTAGAATTGCCAGCGGTATTTCTTTCTGTTATACATACCCGCTTGCACAAAACCGTCCTGTGCTCGTAGTTAAGGAGAATTGGCTGATGCCAACAGGAAACACGATGAAAACACTCGGATTATTAGCCCTAGCTGGTCTTACTCCCTATCAGGAGAAAGCTGGCGAGGAATACATGAATGAAAAACAAATGGAGCATTTCCGTTTGTTGCTAAAAGCATGGCGCGACCAATTACGCCAAGAAGTAGATCGTACCGTGCATCATATGCAAGACGAAGCGGCTAACTTCCCTGACCCAGTTGACCGGGCAGCACAGGAAGAAGAGTTCAGTATTGAACTAAGAACCCGTGACCGTGAACGCAAATTGATCAAAAAAATCGAGAAGACCCTTAAACGTATCGAAGAAGACGATTTTGGCTTCTGTGATACCTGTGGTATCGAAATTGGTGTTAGGCGCTTAGAAGCGCGTCCTACTGCCGATTTATGTATCGATTGTAAGACCCTAGCTGAAATTAAAGAAAAGCAGCTTCAAGGTTAGTATTGATAACGAAAAAGCTGCTCAACGCAGCTTTTTTTATGCTTATGTACTATTTCGTTTGCACGATTTCGCTTAATGCTCTCCCCTTTTGATGCACGTCGTTCTCATCAAGAGACCCAGTATGTAGGGAGGTTTGCGCCTTCTCCTTCTGGGCCATTACATTTGGGCTCACTTGTGGCCGCGTTAGGTAGTTATCTACGGGCTAGGCAAATGGATGGTAAATGGCTCTTACGAATTGAAGATATTGATCCGCCGCGAGAGCAAGCAAATGCTGATGAACTCATAAAAGAAACCTTGGTACGTCACGGTTTGTTATGGGATGAAGATGTTATTTATCAACATAATAGTCATGAGCGTTATGAGCAA from the Paraglaciecola mesophila genome contains:
- the dksA gene encoding RNA polymerase-binding protein DksA: MPTGNTMKTLGLLALAGLTPYQEKAGEEYMNEKQMEHFRLLLKAWRDQLRQEVDRTVHHMQDEAANFPDPVDRAAQEEEFSIELRTRDRERKLIKKIEKTLKRIEEDDFGFCDTCGIEIGVRRLEARPTADLCIDCKTLAEIKEKQLQG